In Lotus japonicus ecotype B-129 chromosome 5, LjGifu_v1.2, one genomic interval encodes:
- the LOC130718667 gene encoding uncharacterized protein LOC130718667 produces the protein MVTRRNSMMKAFKLKRNLIRLPPFYHPPDNKPQIDSTLSFSFASYSPFSSLIAMARKGKLKRRGGMRKQPYSRDCESFTSPDNRQGGGKGSPNSQQKEKQHSVIVHLTTDVTDQFNALNSNMEKVIIVVGVLSQAWLRNSHQNTPYDTPTCDIERMAETEAILQKFMNSGSDQRRLFTGTDDITMEKDKRLVKKLFTPPETAPEDSFWAPEWLINCNVWTKKYFRFELY, from the exons ATGGTCACCAGAAGGAACTCTATGATGAAGGCTTTCAAATTGAAGAGGAATCTTATAAGGTTGCCCCCATTCTACCACCCACCAGATAATAAGCCCCAAATAGATTCAACTTTATCATTCTCCTTTGCATCCTATTCTCCCTTTTCTTCATTGATTGCTATGGCTAGGaaaggaaaattgaaaagaaggGGTGGCATGAGAAAACAACCATATTCGAGAGACTGTGAGTCATTTACATCTCCTGATAACAGACAAGGTGGTGGAAAAGGTAGCCCTAACAGTCAACAAAAAGAGAAGCAACATTCAGTCATCGTCCATCTCACCACC GATGTTACTGATCAATTCAACGCTTTGAACTCAAATATGGAAAAAGTCATCATTGTTGTTGGTGTGTTGAGTCAAGCTTGGTTAAGAAATTCTCACCAAAATACTCCGTATGACACGCCTACTTGTGACATTGAAAGGATGGCTGAAACTGAAGCTATTCTTCAAAAGTTTATGAACTCTGGGAGTGACCAAAGAAGACTGTTTACTGGGACTGATGACATAACTATGGAAAAAGATAAAAGATTGGTTAAGAAACTATTCACTCCTCCTGAAACAGCACCTGAAGACTCATTTTGGGCTCCTGAA TGGTTAATTAACTGCAATGTTTGGACCAAGAAATATTTTCGCTTTGAACTGTACTGA